The following nucleotide sequence is from Solidesulfovibrio carbinolicus.
TGTAGCCCTTGCGTTCGCCGGCCATGTTGAGGGTGGCCATCATGCCCTGGCCGGCCGAGACGTACCAGGTCTCCTTGTCGGGCAGCGCCAGCCCCGCGCCCTTCCACAAGGACTGTTCCATCTTGTGGGTGCCGGAATCGTCGCCGCGGCTGATGAAGGGGGCCTTGGCGGCAGCGATGGCGGCCAGAGCTTCCCCGGCCGTCTTGCCCTTGATCTTGGCCGGGTCCTCGGCCGGACCGACGACGATGAAGTCGTTGTACATGACTTCGGTGCGTTTGGTCCCGTTGCCCTCTTCCACGAATTTCTTCTCGGCCGCCGGGGCGTGGACGAGCAGCACGTCCACATCGCAGTTCTTGCCGTGCTCCAGGGCCTTGCCGGTGCCTACGGCCACCCATTTGAGCTCGATGCCCGTGTCTTTCTTGAAGGCCTCGCCCAGCACCGGCAAAAGCCCGGTATCGTCGGTGCTTGTGGTGGTGGCCATCATGAGCGGCTCGCCGGCGGCCAGGGACGAACCAGCAAAGAACAAGGACAGGGACAAGACCAGAATCAACCGGACAAACATGGTTGCATGCATCGTGCGCTCCTCTGTCAAATTTAACTTAACACAATAACTACAGTGACATAGAATCTCTCACATGGCAAGACGACGCACTGCCGGTCGGTTAGCAGATCCCCCTCCGCCGACTTGATTCAACGCCAAACCCGCCTTGACTGCACGGCTCCTCGCCAGGACCGTCGCAACTGCCGGCTCCTGGAGCGGCCAACCTTGAGCGCTTGACCGACCACGGCAAACAAACCGGCGTCCAAATTTCTCAAAAAAAAACGCTTTGCCGCCTAATGGGATCATTAAAGCATCCGATAGGAGTCATGAACAGCCTGCATTCTACATGTCTCCTGCAATACCCCAGCATTGCCAAGCCAAACAGTTGAAATTTCGTGCATCATTCCACGGATCTTTCCCATACCCGGGAGGCTTCGATGCGTTTCAGCTCTCTGCTTTACACTATTTTTCCCTATTTCAGAAAAAATAATGGCTAAAGGGTTTTTCGGAGCCGCCGATAGGTGAGTCAAAGCAGCTGCCACTGAAGGCAAAGCCGCTTGAAAGATTTCCTGGTAAAGGAGGCTCACCATACAGGATCAACCTTCGGGAGCAAACCGGCGCAAGCCGTAGTCGTCAAAAACACCCCATGCCGCCGGCGAAGCTCTCGCCTTCATGGGAAACAAGCTGGATGCACACACTTTTCAAGGAGGAAAAGCCATGTCGCTCGTTATCAACCACAATATGATGGCCGCCAACGCCGCCCGTAACCTGTCCAACTCGTACGGTGCGCTGGCCACTTCGACCCAGAGGCTGTCTTCGGGCCTTCGCATTAACACCGCAGCCGACGACGCCGCCGGCCTTGCCATCCGCGAGCTTATGCGGGCCGACATTTCCGCCATCAACCAGGGCGTGCGCAACGCCAACGACGCCATCTCCATGATCCAGACGGCGGACGGCGCGCTCCAGGTCATCGATGAAAAGCTCATCCGCATGAAGGAACTGGCGGAACAGGCTTCCACCGGCACCTACACCTCGGACCAGCGTCTTATCATCGACTCGGAATACCAGGCCATGGCTTCGGAAATCACCCGAATCGCCAACGCCACGGACTTCAACGGCATCTACCTGCTCAACGGCAACCTGTCCGGCGCCACCCACAATGGTTCCGCCTCGGTTTCCACCGGCAAGATGAAGGTGCATTTCGGCTCCGGCAACGAGTCCTCGGAAGACTACTACTACGTCCAGATCGGCACCTCCACCGCTTCGGCCTTCGGCCTGGGCATCGGCGCCGCGTCCTCCACCGACCAGGCCGGACGCAGCATCTCCACCCAGCAGCTGGCCCAGCTCGCCCTCGACGCCATCAAGGACGCCATCGTCTCCAAGGACAAGATCCGCGCCAACCTCGGCGCGCTGCAGAACCGGCTGGAGAACACCATCTCCAACCTGCAGATCCAGGCCGAAAACCTCCAGGCCGCCGAGTCGCAGATCTCCGACGTCGATGTGGCCACGGAAATGACCCAGTTCGTGCGCAACCAGATCCTGACCCAGTCGGCCGTTGCCATGCTGTCCCAGGCCAACTCCATGCCGAAGATGGCCATGCAGCTCATCGGCGGTTAGTAGCCAGCCGGCCCGCCAGCAAACACCAAGAGCCCGCCCGGGAAACCAGGCGGGCTTTGTCGTGCACACGAAACAATCAAGACTTGAGGGAATGCTTTGAGCCGGCCGCAGCAAATCCAGGAAGAGACGACCGGATCATCGCCGTTGCGACGCTGGACAGGACGGAGACGTCAAGGGGAATCGACAGCATAGGCCAACGACAGGTCCATCCCTGGCTCGAAAACTTCAAAAGCCGTGGCCGACACAGCCTGACTCTCAGGCGGTATGCACAGGCAAGAGGCTCAGCCTCTTGTCCAGCATGAGGCTTCGCCCGGACGCCCCCGCCGCGATAGGACCTTACTTCGGCAGCCTGATCTCGCCCGGCTGCATTCCGCTTTTTTTATCGAGAAGCTCACATAGTCTTTGATACTTGGCATTCATCGTCATGAAGGCTTTGATTTCACCAGGCGTCACAACACGTTTGGAAGTAAGCCTGTCGTTAAAAAGCGCACATGCAAACTGATATAATTCAATATCAAGAGCATTATACCGTGTAGCCACCTCGACATCATGAGAAGAAAGCGTCTTTTTGCATTTTTCTGACAAGACATTTCTTCTTTCATACAGGATATTTTTCAAGGACAATACTTTGCTCAACATCACAAGACTCTCGTCAAACCGTTCCTGTATGCCAAAAAAAACAAACTGCTTTTCAAGATGTCGTTTAGCCTGAGACAGCGCCTTCTGACGTGCGCCCGATGAAGCCAAGTCTTCCCCGGAAATCGCACGCGTCATGAAATTTTTGCCCTTATACCGTACTTTACTCAAGTCGCTGGTTATATAATCCACAAAAGACATGTTGTTTTTATGTATAATTTCGTACATTTGACTATATTTCCACTGCTTCAAGAAAAAATACTCAGATTGCATGCGTGCCAATGGTTCACGCAAAAAAGTAAACACCTTGACGTCAGAAGAATATATTTGAGGAGGATCGTAATTTTGCAGTAAAATATGACCTTGTATAAGCTTTAACTTTTGGAAGTTTTCGAGCAAAATTTCTTTGTACTGTTCAAACTCCTCTTTCTTGTACAGAGATAAAATTGCATCTTTCTCAAAATTTTGCGACAAGATTGTATTAAGCGTCGTCCCGGCTGTTCTCGGTATATGAAGAAAACAAAAAGGCTTATGCATAATGCACCATAAGCAGCGAAGCATAGTCGACCTGACTTAAAATGCTCATCTGCAACGGACCGTATTTCAACATATTAAAGGGGAAAATGGTTACGATAAAAATTGCTTATCCCATCCATGGTCTTTCGGATTGACCACCGATGGAGCCAGGGTTTCCACCTGCCGAGCTGTTCATACACAACTTATCGACATAATGGCAAATCGGTCTAGGCGAAACCACAAATCTTGAGAAAAGCGCGTAATGCCGGAAAAAGATACCGTTTTCCATGATGGATCACATAGAAACTGCGCCGCATGTCCAAATGCGGCACGTCCAGACCCGCTACGGTTCCCCGCTCCAAATACGCCCTGGCAGCCAAAGTGGATACGGCGGCCACCCCTAGTCCAGCCTCAACGCATTCAAGAACGGCCAGCGAAGAATGCACGACCAGCACCGGGGTGATGTCCCGAATATCCAAACCGCCCTTGGCAAAGGACGCCTCCAATGTCTGGCGCGTGCCTGACCCCTGCTCACGCATGATCCAGGGCAAACCGGCCAAACGGTCCTGCCACCCGCTCCCGGTCAAGTCCGGCAAGGGCAGGGAGGCCGGCACCACGACAACCAGGGCGTCATCAAGATAAGGCAGGCTGACCAATTCGGGATATGACGCTGGCGCGCCGACAATGCCAACATGGACCGTGCCATCGGCCACTTTTTGCGCGATCTCGCTAGAGTCGCCGCCGGTCATGTCCACCTGGACCTCGGGATAGGCGGCCACGTAGCGGGCCACCAAGCGGGGGATGATGTAGTGGGCCGGTATGGTGCTGCCGCCGATGACCAGTTCGCCGGCCACGCGGGCGGACAGGGCCATGATGTCGGCCTTGGCATGGTCGAGCTGGGTGAAGATGGTGGTGCAGTAGCGGTAGAGCACGTCGCCGGCCTGAGTCGGCAGCACGGTCCGGCCGAGACGGTCGAAGAGCTGGGTTTCGAGTTCTTCTTCCAGAGCGGAAATATGCGCGCTGATGGTGGGCTGGGACAGCAGCAACTCTTCGCCGGCTCGGGAAAAACTGCGGAGCTCGTAGACTTTGGCAAAGGCCTGGAGCCGTCGTACATCCATATTGACCATGCCCCCTATCGAAAAACCTGATCGATCTGGTCAAAAAAAAGCAGGGCCTCAAGGGCCCTGCTTTGGCGCAGTCTGCTCTAGGCCTCGGAAGAAGCGTCTTTGGGCGTCTCTTCCTTGGCGGCGGGGGCGGCCCCGGCCAGCTTGGTCAACTCAATGACGGCCATGGAGGCGCAGTCGCCGGCCCGGGGCAGGCTCATCTTGACCACGCGGGTGTAGCCGCCCGGCTGGCCGGTGAAGCGCGGGCCGATCTCGTTAAAGAGCCGGGCCACGAGCTGGTGGTTTTCGAGGACCTTGAAGGCCATGCGACGAGCGTGGACGCTGTCGGTCTGGGCCAGGGTGACAAGCTGCTCAACAACGCCGCGAAGTTCCTTGGCCTTGTGTTCGGTGGTGCGGATCCGCTCGTGGATCAGCAGCGAACGAGCCATATTGCGCAGCATGGCCTTGCGGTGCGCGGCGGTCCTGCCAAGTTTGCGTCCGGATTTGTTATGCCTCATCGGTCTGCTTCCTCTTGAGCCATTCCTGGTATTTTTGGTCGAAGTTCTCGATGCGCATACCGAATTCGAGACCCATATCCTCGAGAACGCGGCGGATTTCCTCAAGGGATTTCTTGCCGAAGTTCTTGGTCTTGAGCATCTCGTGTTCGGTTTTCTGCATAAGTTCGCCAACGGTCTGGATATTGGCGGACTTCAGGCAATTGGTGGCGCGCACGGAGAGCTCAAGTTCGTCGATGCTTTTAAACAGGCTGGGGTTGAGTTCGATGTCGTCACGACGCCGATTCTTCTCCGCCTCGGATTCCTTCTCGTCGAAATTGATGAAAACCGTGAGTTGATCCTTGAGGATCTTGGCGCTGTAGGAAATGGCGTCCTCAGGGGCGATGGAGCCGTCGGTGGTGACTTCCAGCACGAGCTTGTCGTAGTTGGTCATCTGGCCGACGCGGGCCTGTTCGATGGTGTAGGCCACCTTTTTCACAGGCGAGAAGCTCGCATCCAGGAGGATTAGGCCGATTTCGGATTCGAGCCCTTCGTGCATGTCGGCCGGGACATAGCCCTTGCCCATGCGCACTTCGAGGTCGATGCGGAAATCGCGGTCTTCGGAAAGGGTGGCGATCAAGACGTCCTCGGACAGCACCGAGACGTTGTGATTGCCCTGAATGGCGCTGGCCCGAACTTCGCCCTTTTCCTTGGCGAGCAGGGTAAGCCGCTGGGGCTCGTCGGTGGCCATGGCCAGCCGCACCTGCTTGAGATTGAGGATGATCTCGGTGACATCCTCAATGACTCCCGGAATCGTGGAGAATTCGTGCTGCACCCCTTCGATGCGGGCGGCGACGATGGCCGCGCCCTGCAGGGACGACAGGAGCACACGACGCAGGGCATTGCCGAGCGTCGTGCCGAACCCGCGTTCCAGGGGCTCGCACACGAACCGTCCGAAGGTCTCGGTGGAGCTCGGGTCCTTGTCCAGGACTTCGGGCTTGACGAGTTCGGTCCAGTTGCGGGAGTTGATGAGCCTTTGGCCGTTACGAGTCAACATGGCGTCACCTTAGGCAAAGGGTCTTTGCCGATTACTTGGAGTAAAGCTCGACGATGAGCTGCTCGTTGATCGGGAACTGCACGTCCTCGCGGGTGGGCAGCGCGATGACCTTGCCTTTAAGCTTTTCGCCTTCCACCTCAAGCCAAGCCGGGGTGCCGCGACGGGCGATGACCTGCTGGGCTTCCAGGATGATGGGCGACTGCCGGTTACGTTCACGGACTTCGATGACGTCGCCGACCTTGACCTGCAAGGACGGGATGTTCACCCGACGACCGTTGAGGGTGAACAGGCCGTGACGTACGAGCTGCCGGGCCTGGTTGCGCGAAGTGGCGAAACCCAGGCGGTAGATCGTGTTGTCCAGGCGGCGTTCCAGGGCGGAAAGCAGGTTTTCGCCGGTGACGCCTTTCTGCATGTCCGCGCGTTTGAAGTAGTCGCGGAACTGCTCTTCCAGGATGCCGTACATCTTGCGGGTCTTCTGCTTCTCGCGCAACTGGACGGCGTAATCGCTCATTTTTTTGCGAATGCGGCCATGCTGGCCAGGGGCGTAGGGGCGGCGCTCATGAGCGCACTTGTCGGTGTAGCACCGGTCGCCCTTCAAAAACAGCTTGGCCCCTTCCCGGCGGCAAATCCGGCATTTCGCTTCAGTATAACGTGCCAAGGTCGTTCCTCCTCGATGTGCCGCGGGGCGGCCTTCTTGACCGGTTCCCCGCGTGTGTCGGTCCTCCGGGGCATGCTTGCGCCGGGTGGGACCGAATAATGAGCCAGGCCCCGGTCTGGAGGCCTGGTCGTATAAAATACCGCTGTGCCGCCGAGGGAACCATGCCCTCGGCCATCCGCTCCAACTAGACGCGACGCCGCTTGGGCGGACGGCAGCCGTTGTGGGGGATGGGCGTAATATCGCGGATGTAGCTGATCTTGAACCCGGCGTTGTGAATGGCGCGCATGGCGGCCTCACGTCCGGACCCCGGCCCCTTCACCAAAACACCGACGGTGCGCATGCCGTTTTCCTGGGCCTTGCGCGCGGCGTTTTCTGCGGCGACCTGGGCGGCAAACGGGGTGGACTTGCGCGACCCCTTGAAACCAGCCCCACCGGAGGTGGCCCAGCTGACCACGTTGCCCTTCTGATCGGTGAAGGTCACGATGGTATTGTTGAACGTGGCCTGAATGTGGGCCACGCCCACGGGAATGTTCTTGCGTTCCTTTTTGCCGGTGCGGCGCGGTTTCGCCATACGCGTATCTCCAAAAAGCCCGTTTGGGGCGTGTTGCCGTGTTGCAGCGGACGCTTATAAACGCGTCCGCGAAAGGTTACTTCTTCTTCTTGGCCATCACACCACGACGCGGCCCCTTGCGGGTACGCGAATTGGTGTGGGTGCGCTGTCCGCGACAGGGCAGACCCCGGCGGTGACGCAGGCCCCGATAGCAACCGATGTCCATGAGGCGCTTGATGCCGGCGGTGATTTCACGCCGCAGATCGCCCTCGACCTTGTAGTTGGCTTCGAGTTCCTTGCGGATGTTGTTGGTTTCCTCGGAAGTCAAGGCGTCGGAATTTTTCGTCCAATCAACGCCGGTGCTTTCGAGGATGCGCAGGGCCGTGGTACGGCCGATGCCGAAGATATAGGTCAGCGCAATGTCCATCCGCTTGTTCTTGGGAAGGTCGACTCCCGCGATTCTGGCCACGACGTTCCTCCGTTATCCCTGACGTTGCTTGTGCCGGGGGTTATCGCAGATCACCCGCACAACGCCGTGACGCCGGATGATTTTGCACTTGGGACAAAGTTTTTTCACCGAAGGTCTCACTTTCATGCCGTCTCTCCGTCTCCTGGCGACGGAAACGACCGAGGCCGCGCGGGCGTCGGTCCCGTCAATCAGCCAGGCTTAAAATCCGAGGACCGTTTTTGGTCACAGCCACCGTATGCTCGAAATGCGCGGACAGGCTGCGATCTTTCGTCACGGCCGTCCAATTGTCGGACAACACTTCGACGTCGGGACCACCCGCCGTCACCATGGGTTCGATGGCGAGCACCATCCCGGGAAGAAGCGGGACGCGAGGCGCGTCCTTGGGCTCGAAATTGGGAATTTCGGGCTTCTCGTGGAGCTTCCTCCCAATGCCGTGACCAACGAACCGTCTTACAACACTTAGGCCATGGCCTTCAACATGTTTTTGCACGGCCCGCGAAATGTCATACAGGTCATTGCCGGATATGGCCTCGGCAATGCCCTTGGCCAGACTTTCCCGAGTCACCTGCAAAAGCTTGGCTTTCTCGGGACTTATCTCGCCAACCGGGACCGTTGTGGCGGCGTCTCCGTAAAACCCGTCGTAGACCACGCCCATGTCGAAGCTGACCAGGTCCCCTTCTTTGAGCACCCGGTCGGATGGAAAGCCGTGAACGACTTCCTCATTGACCGAGCAGCACAAGGCAAACGGAAACCCGTACATGCCCAGGAACCCCGGCTTGACCTTGAAATCGGCGCAGCGCTTCAGAGCCAGCTGTTCGAAGGTCATGGTGGTCACGCCCGGCTTCACCGCTTCGGACAGATCCCGCAGGATCACGGCCACGATGCGGCAGGCTTCCCGCATGGAGGCCAGTTCAAGGTCGTTTTTGAGGTAGATCCCCCTGACCTTTTTCAAACCTACTGCCTGCCCTTGATTCTCCCCTTCTGCATGAGGCCTTCATACTGACGGGAGATAAGATACGACTCGATCTGGGACATGAAGTCCATGGCCACGCCGACCACGATCAAAAGCGAG
It contains:
- a CDS encoding substrate-binding domain-containing protein, which encodes MHATMFVRLILVLSLSLFFAGSSLAAGEPLMMATTTSTDDTGLLPVLGEAFKKDTGIELKWVAVGTGKALEHGKNCDVDVLLVHAPAAEKKFVEEGNGTKRTEVMYNDFIVVGPAEDPAKIKGKTAGEALAAIAAAKAPFISRGDDSGTHKMEQSLWKGAGLALPDKETWYVSAGQGMMATLNMAGERKGYTLVDRGTYISYEDQAKGKPALAVLVEGDKPLLNQYSVIPVNPAKCEKVKVKEAVIFADWLASPKGQKVVGDFTVKGKKLFTPNAAK
- a CDS encoding flagellin N-terminal helical domain-containing protein; amino-acid sequence: MSLVINHNMMAANAARNLSNSYGALATSTQRLSSGLRINTAADDAAGLAIRELMRADISAINQGVRNANDAISMIQTADGALQVIDEKLIRMKELAEQASTGTYTSDQRLIIDSEYQAMASEITRIANATDFNGIYLLNGNLSGATHNGSASVSTGKMKVHFGSGNESSEDYYYVQIGTSTASAFGLGIGAASSTDQAGRSISTQQLAQLALDAIKDAIVSKDKIRANLGALQNRLENTISNLQIQAENLQAAESQISDVDVATEMTQFVRNQILTQSAVAMLSQANSMPKMAMQLIGG
- a CDS encoding sulfotransferase family protein — encoded protein: MHKPFCFLHIPRTAGTTLNTILSQNFEKDAILSLYKKEEFEQYKEILLENFQKLKLIQGHILLQNYDPPQIYSSDVKVFTFLREPLARMQSEYFFLKQWKYSQMYEIIHKNNMSFVDYITSDLSKVRYKGKNFMTRAISGEDLASSGARQKALSQAKRHLEKQFVFFGIQERFDESLVMLSKVLSLKNILYERRNVLSEKCKKTLSSHDVEVATRYNALDIELYQFACALFNDRLTSKRVVTPGEIKAFMTMNAKYQRLCELLDKKSGMQPGEIRLPK
- a CDS encoding selenium metabolism-associated LysR family transcriptional regulator, coding for MDVRRLQAFAKVYELRSFSRAGEELLLSQPTISAHISALEEELETQLFDRLGRTVLPTQAGDVLYRYCTTIFTQLDHAKADIMALSARVAGELVIGGSTIPAHYIIPRLVARYVAAYPEVQVDMTGGDSSEIAQKVADGTVHVGIVGAPASYPELVSLPYLDDALVVVVPASLPLPDLTGSGWQDRLAGLPWIMREQGSGTRQTLEASFAKGGLDIRDITPVLVVHSSLAVLECVEAGLGVAAVSTLAARAYLERGTVAGLDVPHLDMRRSFYVIHHGKRYLFPALRAFLKICGFA
- the rplQ gene encoding 50S ribosomal protein L17: MRHNKSGRKLGRTAAHRKAMLRNMARSLLIHERIRTTEHKAKELRGVVEQLVTLAQTDSVHARRMAFKVLENHQLVARLFNEIGPRFTGQPGGYTRVVKMSLPRAGDCASMAVIELTKLAGAAPAAKEETPKDASSEA
- a CDS encoding DNA-directed RNA polymerase subunit alpha, giving the protein MLTRNGQRLINSRNWTELVKPEVLDKDPSSTETFGRFVCEPLERGFGTTLGNALRRVLLSSLQGAAIVAARIEGVQHEFSTIPGVIEDVTEIILNLKQVRLAMATDEPQRLTLLAKEKGEVRASAIQGNHNVSVLSEDVLIATLSEDRDFRIDLEVRMGKGYVPADMHEGLESEIGLILLDASFSPVKKVAYTIEQARVGQMTNYDKLVLEVTTDGSIAPEDAISYSAKILKDQLTVFINFDEKESEAEKNRRRDDIELNPSLFKSIDELELSVRATNCLKSANIQTVGELMQKTEHEMLKTKNFGKKSLEEIRRVLEDMGLEFGMRIENFDQKYQEWLKRKQTDEA
- the rpsD gene encoding 30S ribosomal protein S4; this translates as MARYTEAKCRICRREGAKLFLKGDRCYTDKCAHERRPYAPGQHGRIRKKMSDYAVQLREKQKTRKMYGILEEQFRDYFKRADMQKGVTGENLLSALERRLDNTIYRLGFATSRNQARQLVRHGLFTLNGRRVNIPSLQVKVGDVIEVRERNRQSPIILEAQQVIARRGTPAWLEVEGEKLKGKVIALPTREDVQFPINEQLIVELYSK
- the rpsK gene encoding 30S ribosomal protein S11, which gives rise to MAKPRRTGKKERKNIPVGVAHIQATFNNTIVTFTDQKGNVVSWATSGGAGFKGSRKSTPFAAQVAAENAARKAQENGMRTVGVLVKGPGSGREAAMRAIHNAGFKISYIRDITPIPHNGCRPPKRRRV
- the rpsM gene encoding 30S ribosomal protein S13, whose protein sequence is MARIAGVDLPKNKRMDIALTYIFGIGRTTALRILESTGVDWTKNSDALTSEETNNIRKELEANYKVEGDLRREITAGIKRLMDIGCYRGLRHRRGLPCRGQRTHTNSRTRKGPRRGVMAKKKK
- the rpmJ gene encoding 50S ribosomal protein L36, whose protein sequence is MKVRPSVKKLCPKCKIIRRHGVVRVICDNPRHKQRQG
- the map gene encoding type I methionyl aminopeptidase, translating into MKKVRGIYLKNDLELASMREACRIVAVILRDLSEAVKPGVTTMTFEQLALKRCADFKVKPGFLGMYGFPFALCCSVNEEVVHGFPSDRVLKEGDLVSFDMGVVYDGFYGDAATTVPVGEISPEKAKLLQVTRESLAKGIAEAISGNDLYDISRAVQKHVEGHGLSVVRRFVGHGIGRKLHEKPEIPNFEPKDAPRVPLLPGMVLAIEPMVTAGGPDVEVLSDNWTAVTKDRSLSAHFEHTVAVTKNGPRILSLAD